A single window of Culicoides brevitarsis isolate CSIRO-B50_1 chromosome 3, AGI_CSIRO_Cbre_v1, whole genome shotgun sequence DNA harbors:
- the LOC134834679 gene encoding uncharacterized protein LOC134834679: protein MNTSRNKQNKLEEKLKSLSNVKDKPEIEDFSTDSDDSLKDFNTTVPKINQTTIRKTPRPTISARKALSVKHVTDFSNIKPKNDQISSDSEESETEMTKFNKTLPRTKSKSDYLTSGGSKSALQFKKSEAKSSENLLKKRKLFDETPSTSKETENVIEDCSSDEDLFTFVEKITAKRPKFDDEEISSSPKLSQVSSEASSQVHRFNIKPPVDVAVKSGGYVELLLKALSDAQQENLQWNYEDPANNAKYFTVSHFEMVLGTMMIFFMLDNQKSAIFLEPSHKIVSKLKVGAKLVFCADFEPYDIDNDVKVYCGVTKIKFVSS, encoded by the coding sequence atgaacacaTCACGAAATAAGCAAAACAAGTTGGAAGAAAAGCTGAAATCGTTGTCAAATGTCAAAGACAAGCCCGAAATAGAAGATTTTAGCACAGATTCTGATGATTCTTTGAAGGATTTCAACACAACAGTGCCTAAAATCAACCAAACAACAATCCGCAAAACTCCAAGACCAACAATTTCCGCAAGAAAAGCCTTGTCAGTCAAACATGTCACGGATTTCTCAAATATTAAGCCCAAAAACGATCAAATTTCATCAGATTCGGAAGAATCGGAGACtgaaatgacaaaattcaacaaaactcTCCCACGAACAAAGTCAAAATCGGATTATCTTACCTCGGGCGGGAGCAAAAGTGCGTTGCAATTCAAGAAATCTGAAGCAAAATCATCTGAAAATCTGCTCAAGAAGCGAAAATTGTTCGATGAGACGCCTTCAACATCCAAAGAGACGGAAAATGTTATCGAAGATTGCAGTTCAGACGAAGATTTGTTCACTTTTGTCGAGAAAATTACAGCAAAAAGGCCCAAATTCGACGACGAAGAGATTTCTTCTTCGCCGAAACTCTCCCAAGTGTCTTCCGAGGCAAGTTCGCAAGTTCATCGCTTTAATATCAAACCTCCTGTCGATGTTGCTGTCAAATCCGGGGGATATGTCGAACTTTTATTGAAAGCTCTTTCCGATGCACAACAAGAAAATCTCCAATGGAATTACGAGGATCCCGCAAATAACGCAAAATACTTCACAGTGTCGCATTTCGAGATGGTTCTCGGCacaatgatgatttttttcatgttagaCAATCAAAAATCCGCAATTTTTCTCGAGCCATCGCATAAAATCGTGAGCAAATTAAAAGTTGGAGCGAAATTAGTCTTTTGTGCGGATTTTGAGCCTTATGACATCGACAACGACGTGAAAGTTTACTGCGGAGtgacgaaaattaaatttgtttcgtCGTGA
- the LOC134834395 gene encoding uncharacterized protein C18orf19 homolog A, giving the protein MNLSSKCRQMLKLVSNASKFRHNHLPQRFCGTLSTRLRFYDALKPNKCLSSVPETHFRQLLCLSSSRSASSNSSSNTPTSQKDEEKVKPGDEFENLGLIARFKKMYKEYWYVLVPVHLATSAVWLGTFYYVSKSGMDIVAIMQSWNFSDTLIKPFRDSSMGHVAVAYLLYKIATPARYTVTLGATTVAIKHLVRLGYIKPVPSRAEMYQIYQDKKESVQTRVAEKQQELIEKRDALKEELIEKRDAMKEELMVKRDAMKEELETFKEDFRDSMKTVGTVSNPQPPTIPEGETETSDATKKSETTKKSDKETKKL; this is encoded by the exons atGAATTTAAGCTCAAAATGTCGTCAAATGTTAAAGTTAGTCAGTAATGCCTCCAAATTTCGACACAATCATCTTCCTCAGCGATTTTGCGGCACACTTTCGACGAGATTACGATTTTATGATGCCCTGAAGCCAAACAAATGCTTGTCAAGCGTGCCGGAGACGCATTTCCGGCAACTTTTGTGCTTATCATCAAGTAGGTCAGCATCTTCGAACTCATCATCCAATACTCCAACTTCACAGAAAGATGAGGAAAAAGTCAAGCCGGGAGATGAATTCGAGAATTTGGGATTAATTGCGCGATTTAAAAAGATGTACAAGGAGTATTGGTATGTTTTGGTGCCTGTTCATCTCGCGACATCCGCAGTTTGGCTCGGAACCTTCTATTACGTATCGAAAAG cGGGATGGATATCGTCGCTATCATGCAAAGTTGGAATTTCAGTGACACGCTCATTAAGCCGTTTCGAGATTCGAGTATGGGACATGTTGCTGTTGCTTATTTGTTGTACAAAATTGCTACTCCAGCCAGATATACCGTTACTTTAg gAGCAACAACAGTCGCTATCAAGCATCTCGTACGTCTCGGATACATCAAACCTGTCCCATCACGCGCCGAAATGTACCAAATTTATCAGGACAAGAAGGAAAGTGTTCAAACGCGCGTTGccgaaaaacaacaagaacTCATCGAGAAACGAGACGCATTAAAAGAAGAGTTAATCGAAAAACGTGACGCAATGAAGGAAGAACTCATGGTAAAACGCGATGCTATGAAAGAAGAACTCGAAACATTCAAAGAAGACTTTCGAGACAGCATGAAAACTGTCGGCACAGTTTCAAATCCGCAACCTCCGACAATTCCCGAAGGAGAAACAGAAACCTCAGACGCGACGAAAAAATCAGAAACAACCAAAAAATCTGACAAGGagacaaaaaaactttga